From the Leptotrichia sp. oral taxon 221 genome, one window contains:
- a CDS encoding peptidyl-prolyl cis-trans isomerase encodes MKNKLKIGLMTALCVLAVSCGNSGQSGKVLYESGDKKIKVYESEVQTELEKSLDAQGLKANEVTPEQLTQLKQNIVKNIALNRAVALDGKDKKIDKEKKYVDSIESAKEGLLATLTLTAEANKASVTDEDAKQAYEANKANFEKKEDTVKLQLVVVPSADKAKAEAALKEATANPANFSAVVQKYSANAAKTGNGETPEITASQLSQGYGPISQAIASVQPGQVVNSVVTVGNELYVIKVLEKNPKGLIPFEKVKDSIKNQIRTQKRQIETQKYLQTVTDKYGLSKIDDAIKNIK; translated from the coding sequence ATGAAGAATAAATTGAAAATTGGATTAATGACAGCATTATGTGTATTAGCTGTATCATGTGGAAATTCAGGACAAAGTGGAAAAGTTTTATATGAATCAGGAGATAAAAAAATAAAGGTATATGAATCAGAAGTTCAAACTGAATTAGAAAAAAGTTTAGATGCACAAGGATTGAAAGCAAACGAAGTAACTCCTGAACAATTAACTCAATTGAAACAAAATATTGTAAAAAATATAGCTTTAAATAGAGCTGTAGCTTTGGATGGTAAAGATAAGAAAATCGATAAAGAGAAAAAATATGTAGATAGTATCGAAAGCGCAAAAGAAGGATTGTTAGCGACTTTAACTTTAACTGCTGAAGCAAATAAAGCAAGTGTAACTGATGAAGATGCAAAACAAGCATATGAAGCAAACAAAGCAAATTTTGAGAAAAAAGAAGATACTGTAAAATTACAATTAGTAGTAGTTCCTTCTGCAGATAAAGCAAAAGCTGAAGCTGCTTTAAAAGAAGCAACTGCAAATCCAGCTAATTTCTCAGCTGTAGTTCAAAAATATAGTGCAAATGCAGCAAAAACAGGTAATGGAGAAACTCCTGAAATTACGGCTTCTCAATTATCACAAGGTTACGGTCCAATAAGTCAAGCTATTGCAAGTGTACAACCAGGACAAGTAGTAAATAGCGTAGTTACAGTAGGAAATGAATTGTACGTAATAAAAGTTCTTGAAAAAAATCCTAAAGGTTTAATACCTTTTGAAAAAGTAAAAGATTCAATTAAAAATCAAATTAGAACACAAAAAAGACAAATTGAAACACAAAAATATTTACAAACTGTAACAGATAAATATGGTTTGTCAAAAATTGACGATGCTATAAAAAACATTAAATAA
- a CDS encoding S4 domain-containing protein, protein MRLDKFLKITRVIKRRTVAKELADNGNIIVDGDAKKSSYSVKKGDVLEIKYFNKNIKVKIKELPPETLRKELIEEYIEII, encoded by the coding sequence ATGAGACTAGATAAATTTTTAAAAATTACAAGAGTTATAAAAAGAAGAACAGTAGCAAAAGAATTAGCAGATAATGGAAATATTATAGTTGATGGAGATGCAAAAAAGTCATCATACAGTGTAAAAAAAGGAGATGTCTTAGAAATAAAGTATTTCAACAAAAACATAAAAGTTAAAATAAAAGAATTACCACCAGAAACTCTAAGAAAAGAATTGATCGAAGAATATATTGAAATTATATAA
- the spoVG gene encoding septation regulator SpoVG, with translation MKITDIRLRVNKNVEEDGKLKAYVDITFDESFVIHGLKIIEGQNGLFVAMPSRRMPNGEYKDIVHPVTPELRTELTAEVLKEYEKEISK, from the coding sequence ATGAAAATAACAGATATTAGATTAAGAGTCAATAAAAATGTAGAAGAAGACGGGAAATTGAAGGCTTACGTAGATATTACATTTGATGAAAGTTTTGTTATACACGGTTTAAAAATAATCGAAGGACAAAATGGGTTATTTGTAGCAATGCCATCTAGAAGAATGCCAAACGGAGAATATAAAGATATCGTTCATCCTGTTACACCAGAATTAAGAACAGAATTAACAGCAGAAGTTTTAAAAGAATATGAAAAAGAAATAAGTAAATAA